From a single Cryptococcus neoformans var. neoformans B-3501A chromosome 3, whole genome shotgun sequence genomic region:
- a CDS encoding hypothetical protein (HMMPfam hit to V-ATPase_C, V-ATPase subunit C, score: 263.8, E(): 2.9e-76), whose amino-acid sequence MPSDLCYWLISAPLKDGDPDVMLNEVRQEIPGVFAAKWEIPELKAGTLSSLLTLSDSLPKIDSAFTTTASKLLDQLRSLVDNDNGKIAQHARVNDRPAEEYLMAGGDGFKWDKGRWGEGGKVTEVVGALSKEMAVIEATQREKAQSYNLAKGGLTTLQRKQIGNLSQRSLLDIVKKEHLVEDSEYLETLIVAVPKNLAKDWSNKYERLTSMVVPRSSQQIASDDEYVLQTVTVFKKVRDDFIHKCRENKFIVRDFTWDDSALEKQRRQLAELEIEEKELWTGLLRLTRINFSEAYQILAHLKTVRLFVESVLRYGLPADYAGVIIKPDRKTAAKTLRSITTHYAYLNNSSRDSSARKGKGKGSSSAMGDDVGGEWASVMEAEYYDIVLFEIPMVIC is encoded by the exons ATGCCCTCTGATTTGTGCTATTGGCTTATATCAGCCCCTCTCAAGGATGGTGATCCCGATGTCATGCTCAACGAAGTCAGGCAGGAGATCCCGGGCGTCTTTGCTGCTAAATGGGAGATACCCGAGCTCAAG GCTGGAACACTATCTTCCCTCTTAACCCTCTCTGACTCTCTCCCCAAGATTGATTCTGCATTCACAACCACTGCTTCCAAACTGCTCGACCAACTCCGTTCATTAGTGGATAATGATAATGGCAAAATCGCACAGCATGCGAGGGTGAATGACCGTCCGGCGGAGGAGTATTTGATGGCTGGAGGGGATGGGTTCAAATGGGATAAAGGAAGGTGGGGTGAGGGAGGCAAGGTGACGGAAGTCGTTGGAGCGTTAAGTAAG GAGATGGCCGTTATCGAAGCTACgcaaagggaaaaggcgcAATCTTATAACCTTGCCAAGGGCGGCTTGACAACCCTTCAACGAAAGCAAAT TGGTAACCTTTCTCAACGGTCATTGCTGGACATTGTAAAGAAGGAGCACCTGGTAGAAGATAGCGAATATCTTGAAACTCTTATCGTCGCCGTTCCAAA GAACCTCGCAAAGGACTGGTCCAATAAGTATGAACGTTTGACAAGCATGGTCGTGCCCCGCAGCTCCCA ACAAATCGCTTCGGATGATGAGTATGTTTTGCAGACTGTAACCGTATTTAAAAAGGTCCGAGACGATTTTATCCACAAGTGTCGAGAAAACAA ATTTATTGTTAGAGACTTTACTTGGGACGATTCGGCACTTGAGAAGCAAAGGAGGCAGCTTGCAGAGCTGGAGatagaggagaaggagttaTGG ACTGGGCTGTTACGCTTGACAAGAATAAACTTTTCAGAGGCCTATCAAATCCTTGCACACCTCAAGACAGTCCGTCTCTTTGTTGAGAGTGTACTCCGGTACGGTTTACCTGCAGACTACGCCGGTGTCATCATCAAA CCCGATCGCAAAACGGCAGCGAAAACTCTCCGATCCATAACAACCCATTACGCTTACCTCAACAATTCTTCTCGCGACTCTTCTGCCCGGAAGGGTAAAGGAAAAGGCTCCTCATCAGCAATGGGAGATGATGTCGGTGGAGAGTGGGCGAGTGTGATGGAGGCAGAGTATTATGATATCGTGTTGTTTGAGATTCCTATGGTTATTTGCTAA
- a CDS encoding hypothetical protein (HMMPfam hit to Peptidase_M48, Peptidase family M48, score: 150.7, E(): 3.1e-42), whose protein sequence is MWSSISRTSTRLSILRSTPLTNHCPPTLPLPRSRTAFPPSLTRSAPISRALHTTRPSYAKYERFDQRPSFGGSPGPSGGGPTLWQYVKRRMGGDRAVWVYGIGIGGGGIYYVTHLERVPETGRLRFIDVDEAQERELGRQTQLQTLSEYDRALLPPNHPISKRVRKVATRIIESSGLGRVKSSGEMGAIEGTVPAWGGGVDVKDIFMGGGEGGKEVREGKDTEWEVYVIDDKKTKNAFVLPGGKIFVFTGILPVSANDDGLATVLGHEIAHQVARHPAERMSSMKVLFALGLLLETLGLDVGVSRLLLTFMLQLPNSRKNESEADFIGLRLMSRACFDPTESSKMWQRMSASEGGKGLSVDFLSTHPANAKRIKQLENWMPEAQQIRAASPCGTTSDNFNGFLDAVNPNGGTYGSRLW, encoded by the exons ATGTGGTCGAGCATATCTCGAACATCAACCAGACTTTCAATTCTCCGGTCGACCCCACTCACCAACCATTGCCCACCaactcttccccttccccgcTCCAGGACCGcctttccaccctctcTGACTCGGTCCGCCCCCATCTCTCGTGCCCTCCACACCACCCGCCCCTCGTACGCAAAGTACGAGCGTTTCGACCAAAGACCGAGTTTTGGCGGATCCCCAGGTCCTAGTGGAGGCGGCCCCACACTTTGGCAGTATGTTAAACGGAGAATGGGAGGGGATAGAGCTGTGTGGGTCTatgggattgggattggtggtggaggtaTTTATTATGTGACCCA TCTTGAACGAGTTCCCGAAACAGGAAGATTACGTTTCATAGATGTTGACGAAGCCCAAGAACGTGAACTGGGACGTCAAACCCAGCTCCAAACATTATCAGAATATGACCGcgccctcctccctcctaATCACCCGATAAGCAAACGGGTAAGGAAGGTTGCAACTCGTATCATCGAATCGAGTGGATTGGGCAGGGTCAAGTCGAGTGGAGAGATGGGTGCTATTGAGGGGACAGTGCCCGCTTGGGGTGGAGGAGTGGATGTGAAGGATATATTTatgggaggtggagagggtGGTAAGGAGgtgagggaagggaaagataCGGAATGGGAG GTATATGTCATTGACGACAAGAAAACCAAGAACGCTTTCGTCCTCCCTGGTGGGAAGATCTTTGTCTTTACAGGTATCTTGCCCGTCAGTGCCAACGATGATGGATTGGCCACTGTTCTTGGGCACGAAATCGCGCATCAAGTGGCTAGGCATCCTGCGGAGAGGATGAGCTCTATGAAGGTTCTCTTTGCTCTTGGGCTTTTGTTGGAGACTCTTGGGCTTGATGTAGGTGTTAGTCGTCTACTCTTGACTTTTATGCTGCA GTTGCCGAACTCGAGAAAGAATGAGAGTGAAGCCGACTTTATCGGTCTCCGTCTCATGTC ACGAGCGTGCTTCGATCCTACTGAATCTTCAAAAATGTGGCAACGCATGTCAGCTTCCGAAGGCGGTAAAGGCCTGTCAGTCGACTTTCTTTCTACTCACCCAGCCAATGCGAAACGTATAAAGCAGCTTGAGAATTGGATGCCCGAG GCACAACAAATTAGAGCTGCAAGTCCTTGCGGAACAACGTCGGACAATTTCAATGGATTCTTAGATGCTGTTAACCCTAATGGGGGAACTTATGGCTCAAGACTTTGGTAA
- a CDS encoding hypothetical protein (Match to ESTs gb|CF193224.1|CF193224, gb|CF192068.1|CF192068) → MVSRPENSNLGHFSQESPLEQIHIATVNVRNGHQWSPPADPKNVFAEKPWSERKSRLVDALLSTGPLDILGCQEVFHDQLEDLQELLGETYSHVGSGRDDGKQGGEYSPIFFDRTKFELVRWGTMWLSRTPNVPGSKGWDAALPRIATLLTLRYKNKDKGGELVHAVNTHYDHLGVRARAESSLLIRSAIWHWVHDVERKEKPPVVAPVVFFGDFNSPPQEDGYKNITSLHPLPSGQPSFTFLDSFTNLLTSSSSSASAFSTIIPLQTRPYGPHLTYTDFAPPGARNATRIDFVMLGAEVDSNDPSKRGKSRGGWTVVRYACVDNWVEGDMEGWNGRWSDHRAVRVTIAKRKE, encoded by the exons GACATTTCTCCCAAGAAAGCCCTCTTGAACAGATCCACATCGCAACCGTAAACGT GAGAAACGGCCATCAGTGGTCCCCCCCAGCTGATCCCAAAAACGTATTCGCCGAGAAACCGTGGTCAGAACGTAAATCCCGTTTGGTCGATGCGCTTTTATCCACAGGCCCACTCGATATCCTCGGCTGTCAG GAAGTCTTCCATGATCAACTTGAAGACTTGCAGGAACTTTTGGGCGAGACGTACTCGCACGTAGGTTCAGGCCGCGATGACGGCAAGCAAGGCGGGGAGTATAGTCCCATCTTTTTCGATCGTACCAAATTCGAACTGGTAAGGTGGGGTACAATGTGGTTATCCCGCACACCCAATGTCCCTGGATCCAAGGGCTGGGATGCT GCTTTACCTCGCATTGCGACTCTTCTGACTCTCCGCTACAAAAACAAGGACAAAGGTGGAGAGCTGGTTCATGCTGTCAACACCCACTATGATCATTTGGGAGTGAGAGCTAGAGCGGAAAGTAGTCTCTTAATCAGATCTGCAATTTGGCATTGGGTACATGATGTCGAGCGAAAGGAGAAGCCACCTGTGGTGGCACCAGTGGTCTTTTTTGGTGATTTCA ACTCACCGCCGCAAGAGGATGGATACAAGAATATCACCTCCCTCCATCCCTTACCCTCTGGCCAACCATCATTTACCTTCCTTGACAGCTTCACTAACCTTctcacctcctcctcttcttccgcttctgcTTTCTCAACCATCATCCCTCTCCAAACCCGCCCTTACGGCCCCCATCTGACATACACTGATTTCGCCCCTCCCGGCGCTCGAAATGCCACAAGAATCGATTTCGTCATGCTCGGTGCCGAGGTGGACAGTAATGATCCCTCCAAACGAGGAAAATCAAGAGGTGGATGGACGGTTGTGAGGTATGCGTGTGTGGATAACTGGGTGGAAGGGGATATGGAGGGTTGGAATGGGAGGTGGAGTGATCATAGAGCTGTAAGGGTTACGATCGCTAAGCGAAAAGAGTGA